The proteins below come from a single [Chlorobium] sp. 445 genomic window:
- the xseB gene encoding exodeoxyribonuclease VII small subunit, translating to MDEENKTSDTAQSLEALIARLEEIATLIQEGQLGLEESIKLYEEGRRIAQICQDRLTAAQHKLEILSPLRSSDSDIQPDVSPGQDDSPSSKNLLA from the coding sequence ATGGACGAAGAAAACAAAACCTCAGACACGGCGCAATCTTTGGAAGCCTTGATAGCGCGTCTAGAAGAAATTGCGACACTCATTCAAGAAGGTCAACTCGGATTAGAAGAATCGATTAAACTCTATGAGGAGGGCCGTCGCATTGCACAAATCTGTCAAGACCGTCTGACAGCAGCGCAGCACAAGCTAGAAATTCTCTCGCCCTTGCGCTCCAGCGACTCTGATATTCAGCCAGATGTGTCGCCCGGGCAGGATGACTCACCGTCGTCGAAGAATTTACTTGCCTGA
- a CDS encoding NADH-quinone oxidoreductase subunit A → MIEAYLPIFAMISLAVTAGIALSALGIAIGPKRKTAQKLTTYESGMEPVGTGKQRISIKYYLVAMLFIVFDIEVVFMYPWATSFRELGLAGFIPMLTFALLLLAGYLYIVKKGALEWD, encoded by the coding sequence ATGATTGAAGCCTACCTACCGATTTTTGCGATGATTAGCCTTGCGGTAACTGCAGGCATTGCACTCTCGGCACTAGGCATCGCTATTGGACCTAAACGTAAAACCGCACAAAAACTCACAACCTATGAATCAGGCATGGAACCTGTGGGCACAGGTAAGCAACGCATTTCCATCAAGTATTACCTTGTCGCCATGCTCTTTATTGTCTTTGATATAGAGGTTGTCTTTATGTATCCTTGGGCGACAAGTTTTCGTGAGCTTGGACTCGCTGGGTTTATTCCGATGCTGACCTTTGCACTGCTGCTGCTGGCAGGCTATCTCTACATTGTGAAAAAGGGCGCACTCGAGTGGGATTAA
- a CDS encoding acyl carrier protein, which produces MTVDEVRDKVYNIIVTKMGVSRDQIKDDAKFTDDLGADSLDNVELVMEFENQFGIQIPDEDAQNISTVKNAIDYILSKKK; this is translated from the coding sequence ATGACCGTAGATGAAGTGAGAGATAAAGTCTACAACATCATCGTCACAAAAATGGGCGTCAGCCGCGACCAAATTAAAGATGACGCCAAATTCACAGACGACCTAGGCGCCGATTCGCTCGATAATGTCGAGCTTGTGATGGAGTTTGAAAATCAATTCGGCATTCAAATTCCTGATGAAGATGCACAAAACATCTCGACGGTAAAGAATGCGATTGATTACATTTTAAGCAAAAAGAAATAA
- a CDS encoding threonine synthase has protein sequence MRLYSSHRRASEVGLREAVLQGLAQDGGLFMPTSIPLLPSDVFRRLPHLSIQELAFEVAKVLLQEAVPEKDLRCIIDAAITFDAPLVKLDTHLYALELFLGPTLAFKDFGARFLAQLLSYFLQDEPRDLLVLVATSGDTGSAVGYGFLNLPRTRVVLLYPSGQVSHIQEQQLTTIGGNVIALEVQGTFDDCQRLVKSAFLDEDIRTRWTLSSANSINIARLLPQTFYYFRAVAQLPQTDLPIVFSVPSGNFGNLTAGLLAKKMGLAVQKFVAATNTNDIVPKYLHTGLFEPKPSQRTLSNAMDVGNPSNFARMQELYPTHLQMQQDIFGISFSDTETAAAIQHIYQKYAYITEPHGAIGYLGLHAYQQTQSEPTHGIFLATAHPAKFADIVEPLLPVPIEMPERLRHAISKPKMSILMQNNFEHLKAFLLELS, from the coding sequence ATGCGACTTTATAGCTCTCATCGTCGGGCATCAGAAGTTGGTCTACGCGAAGCGGTCTTGCAAGGTCTGGCGCAGGACGGCGGTCTTTTCATGCCAACATCTATTCCTTTATTGCCATCAGATGTCTTCCGCCGACTGCCACATCTTTCCATACAAGAATTGGCTTTTGAAGTTGCTAAAGTCTTGCTGCAAGAGGCCGTGCCTGAAAAGGACTTACGCTGCATTATTGACGCTGCTATTACCTTCGATGCCCCACTTGTGAAACTTGATACACATCTTTACGCACTGGAACTTTTCTTAGGTCCTACACTTGCCTTCAAAGATTTTGGCGCACGCTTTCTTGCACAGTTGCTTAGCTACTTTTTGCAAGATGAGCCTCGTGATTTGCTTGTTTTAGTTGCCACATCCGGAGATACTGGCAGCGCAGTCGGTTACGGATTTTTGAACCTTCCCAGAACACGCGTGGTGTTGCTTTATCCAAGCGGTCAGGTAAGCCATATTCAAGAGCAGCAACTGACAACGATTGGCGGCAATGTCATTGCACTTGAAGTGCAAGGCACCTTCGATGATTGCCAGCGGCTCGTAAAGTCTGCTTTTTTAGATGAGGACATCCGCACACGCTGGACACTCTCATCAGCAAATTCTATCAACATTGCGCGACTGCTGCCACAAACCTTCTACTACTTTCGTGCTGTAGCACAACTTCCACAAACTGACTTACCGATTGTCTTCTCTGTGCCCAGCGGTAACTTTGGCAACCTAACTGCAGGCTTACTTGCTAAAAAGATGGGTCTTGCTGTTCAGAAATTTGTTGCTGCCACAAATACAAATGATATTGTGCCTAAGTACTTGCATACAGGTCTCTTTGAGCCGAAGCCCTCGCAGCGTACACTCTCAAATGCCATGGATGTCGGCAACCCGAGTAACTTTGCACGCATGCAAGAACTCTATCCTACACACTTGCAAATGCAGCAAGATATTTTTGGTATCAGTTTCTCTGACACAGAGACTGCTGCCGCAATTCAGCACATTTATCAAAAATATGCTTACATCACGGAACCGCACGGTGCAATTGGCTATTTAGGTCTGCACGCTTATCAGCAAACGCAATCAGAGCCAACCCATGGTATCTTTTTGGCAACAGCTCATCCTGCCAAATTTGCAGATATCGTTGAGCCGCTATTGCCTGTCCCTATTGAGATGCCAGAGCGTCTGCGCCATGCCATCAGCAAACCTAAGATGTCGATTTTGATGCAAAACAACTTTGAGCACCTTAAAGCCTTCCTGCTTGAACTTTCATAG
- a CDS encoding NADH-quinone oxidoreductase subunit B — MTQNNPFGDGFLTTTMDAITNWARSNALWPMPMGLSCCAIEMMAMAGPKYDVARFGSEVFRMSPRQSDLMIVAGTVTYKMAHVVKKIWDQMPEPKWCIAMGACSSSGGMFRSYPVVQGVDQFIPVDVYVPGCPPRPDAVLHALMDIQEKIKHQRHSFRDALLSEEGLAKLERLTEAEQNQLTLQK; from the coding sequence ATGACGCAAAACAATCCTTTCGGCGATGGTTTTTTGACGACCACGATGGATGCAATTACCAACTGGGCACGCTCCAATGCGCTTTGGCCCATGCCAATGGGGCTTTCATGCTGCGCAATTGAAATGATGGCGATGGCAGGACCAAAGTATGATGTCGCACGTTTCGGCTCAGAGGTCTTTCGTATGTCGCCACGTCAAAGCGATCTAATGATTGTCGCTGGCACAGTTACCTATAAGATGGCACATGTGGTCAAAAAAATCTGGGACCAGATGCCTGAACCCAAGTGGTGCATTGCAATGGGCGCATGCAGTTCATCAGGTGGCATGTTTCGCTCCTATCCTGTGGTACAAGGTGTCGATCAATTTATTCCCGTCGATGTCTATGTGCCCGGCTGTCCGCCCCGACCAGACGCAGTGCTGCACGCTTTAATGGATATTCAAGAGAAAATCAAGCACCAGCGTCATTCTTTCCGCGATGCCTTGCTCTCGGAAGAAGGATTAGCTAAACTTGAGCGGCTAACTGAAGCAGAACAAAACCAACTTACCTTGCAGAAATAA
- the fabG gene encoding 3-oxoacyl-[acyl-carrier-protein] reductase produces MTLDLSGQIALVTGGTRGIGRAICLRLAEAGASVVFTYKSSADKAESLRQEIEAIGRKAIAMQADAEQFAQAEKVVQDVLQAFGNLHILVNNAGITRDTLLMRMSEAQWDEVIASNLKSVFNYTKVALRPMMSQRNGRIVNITSVIGLTGNAGQANYAASKAGIIGFTKSVAKEVASRNVLVNAVAPGFIDTEMTSALSEEQRKAIESMIPMRRTGSAKEVADAVLFLCSALAGYISGEVLRVDGGLAM; encoded by the coding sequence ATGACGTTAGACTTAAGCGGGCAAATCGCGCTGGTAACGGGCGGCACACGAGGCATTGGCAGGGCGATTTGCCTCCGTCTGGCTGAGGCGGGTGCATCAGTAGTATTTACATACAAATCTTCAGCCGATAAAGCCGAGTCGCTTCGACAAGAAATTGAAGCGATAGGGCGTAAAGCAATAGCGATGCAAGCAGACGCTGAACAATTTGCACAAGCTGAAAAAGTCGTGCAAGATGTGCTACAAGCATTTGGGAATTTGCATATTCTCGTCAACAACGCAGGCATTACGCGCGATACACTATTGATGCGCATGAGCGAAGCACAGTGGGATGAGGTCATCGCCAGCAACCTAAAGAGTGTGTTTAACTACACGAAAGTGGCACTGAGACCGATGATGTCGCAGCGCAATGGGCGCATTGTCAACATTACTTCAGTGATTGGGCTAACAGGAAACGCTGGACAAGCTAACTATGCGGCTTCGAAAGCTGGTATCATTGGTTTTACAAAGTCGGTAGCAAAAGAAGTGGCTTCGCGCAATGTGCTGGTCAATGCCGTAGCGCCCGGTTTCATTGATACAGAAATGACAAGTGCGCTTTCCGAAGAACAGCGCAAAGCCATTGAGAGCATGATTCCAATGAGACGGACAGGTTCTGCTAAAGAAGTTGCCGATGCTGTACTCTTCTTGTGCAGTGCACTTGCAGGATATATCTCGGGTGAAGTGCTACGCGTGGATGGCGGCTTAGCCATGTAA
- a CDS encoding 3-oxoacyl-ACP synthase, translating into MKAAITATAKYLPTDVLTNHDFEKMLDTSDEWIRTRTGICERRILKDPTKATAYMCAEASKSLLEKRGIEATEIELIIVATISPDMFFPSTACLVQDMIGAKRAWGFDLSAACSGFLYALCVGAQFIETGMHKKVLVLGGDKMSSIVDYTDRNTAILFGDAAGAVLLEPAREGYGILDARLYADGTAGKDYLYMHGGGSLNPPTHETVDKKMHYVVQDGRAVFKAAVVGMAEVAAEMMQRNRLSSEDVDYLVPHQANLRIISATAERMGIGMDKVMVNIDRYGNTTAATIPICLAELDEQKKLRDGANLILVSYGAGYTWGGIYLKWQL; encoded by the coding sequence ATGAAAGCCGCAATTACTGCTACCGCAAAGTATCTGCCGACCGACGTGCTAACTAATCACGATTTCGAGAAAATGCTCGATACCAGTGATGAGTGGATTCGCACGCGCACCGGCATTTGCGAACGACGCATCTTGAAAGATCCGACAAAAGCTACAGCTTACATGTGCGCTGAAGCCTCGAAATCGCTGCTTGAAAAGCGAGGTATTGAGGCAACGGAAATTGAGCTCATCATCGTAGCGACCATCTCGCCCGATATGTTTTTTCCTTCAACAGCCTGCCTGGTTCAAGATATGATTGGCGCAAAACGCGCTTGGGGGTTTGACCTCTCTGCGGCGTGCTCAGGCTTTCTGTATGCCTTGTGTGTGGGGGCACAGTTCATTGAGACAGGCATGCATAAGAAAGTGCTGGTCTTAGGGGGCGACAAAATGTCCTCAATTGTCGACTACACTGACCGCAATACGGCTATCCTTTTTGGAGATGCGGCAGGTGCGGTGCTGCTTGAGCCTGCACGTGAAGGTTACGGCATTTTGGATGCACGACTCTATGCTGACGGCACCGCGGGCAAAGATTACCTCTACATGCACGGCGGGGGCAGTCTCAATCCACCTACACATGAGACGGTCGACAAAAAGATGCACTATGTGGTGCAAGATGGCAGGGCAGTCTTCAAGGCAGCTGTCGTGGGCATGGCAGAAGTTGCTGCTGAAATGATGCAGCGCAATCGCCTGAGCAGCGAGGATGTCGATTACCTTGTACCGCATCAAGCAAATTTGCGCATCATTAGTGCCACAGCAGAACGCATGGGTATCGGCATGGACAAAGTCATGGTGAATATAGATCGGTACGGCAATACGACAGCGGCAACCATTCCAATCTGCCTTGCAGAGTTAGATGAACAAAAGAAACTGCGCGATGGTGCGAACCTGATTTTGGTAAGCTATGGCGCTGGATACACTTGGGGCGGTATCTACCTGAAATGGCAGTTGTGA
- the fabD gene encoding [acyl-carrier-protein] S-malonyltransferase, which translates to MKKTALVFPGQGSQYVGMAKTLCEQYPECAEIALQADEILGYPLSEIMFTGDENLLRQTRHTQPAIFLHSYLLFRFIDSDEIAMTAGHSLGEYTALCYAGALSFEDALRVIARRGELMQEAGEKWPGSMAAIIGLPDDKLMAVLATASEQGIIQAANFNSPGQIVLSGEIAAIKTAIEISKKYGAKLAKELSVSGAFHSPLMKPAKDELAEMLNQVDIQDAKIPVCMNVDACLTTNAEEIRKKLVRQLTNSVLWQQSVEEMIAAGVTEFIEVGPQRVLQGLIKRINPNVTVFGIDTVQDVEKLRVPVGVEQVA; encoded by the coding sequence ATGAAGAAGACAGCTCTCGTTTTCCCAGGACAAGGCTCGCAGTATGTGGGCATGGCAAAGACACTCTGCGAACAGTATCCGGAGTGCGCCGAAATCGCTTTGCAAGCCGATGAAATTCTCGGCTACCCGCTTTCGGAGATCATGTTCACTGGCGATGAAAATCTGCTTCGTCAGACCCGCCACACACAACCCGCGATTTTCCTTCACAGCTACCTGCTCTTTCGGTTCATCGATAGCGATGAAATTGCCATGACCGCTGGACACAGTCTTGGCGAATATACAGCACTTTGTTACGCTGGCGCGCTCTCATTTGAAGATGCACTGCGCGTGATAGCCAGACGTGGCGAATTGATGCAAGAAGCCGGTGAAAAATGGCCCGGCTCTATGGCAGCGATTATCGGCTTGCCTGATGACAAGCTCATGGCTGTTTTAGCTACAGCTTCAGAGCAAGGTATCATTCAAGCTGCAAATTTCAATTCACCTGGGCAAATCGTGCTCTCTGGCGAAATTGCAGCAATCAAAACAGCAATTGAAATTTCAAAGAAGTACGGTGCAAAACTTGCTAAAGAACTAAGTGTTTCAGGAGCATTTCACTCGCCGCTGATGAAGCCAGCAAAAGATGAACTCGCTGAGATGCTCAATCAAGTCGATATCCAAGATGCCAAGATTCCTGTCTGCATGAACGTGGATGCATGCCTGACAACCAACGCCGAGGAGATTCGCAAAAAGTTGGTACGTCAGCTCACCAATTCGGTGCTCTGGCAACAGTCCGTGGAGGAAATGATTGCAGCAGGTGTCACAGAGTTCATTGAAGTGGGTCCGCAGCGCGTCTTGCAAGGGCTAATCAAGCGTATCAACCCAAATGTTACGGTATTTGGCATTGATACTGTGCAAGATGTCGAGAAACTGCGTGTTCCTGTTGGTGTGGAGCAAGTAGCATAA
- the rnc gene encoding ribonuclease III: MLFWNTLLEKLFRRQHAASTPALSEEDRRLKEHLEELVQYPIKSLNLFKVALTHRSAIDFSNKVTFVSNERLEFLGDAVLDLIVAEYLYTSYPDFDEGELTKLRSLVVNAKTLAGYARAIQIGKLLIISESAASMGVRNSDMALSDAIEALIGAIYLDGGYMRAKEFLYANVLSKTNFDTLLSTEQNYKSVLLEYAQAQRIPLPVYTITNEEGPPHNKIFTVAVKLGDEVMGQGVGRSKKEAEQCAAREAATKLNLTREKRRVPHIENPTQVRL, translated from the coding sequence ATGTTGTTTTGGAACACGCTACTAGAGAAACTTTTTCGTAGACAGCACGCCGCATCTACACCTGCCCTCTCAGAGGAAGACCGCCGCCTCAAAGAACATCTCGAAGAACTCGTACAATATCCTATAAAAAGTTTAAATCTCTTCAAGGTTGCACTAACGCATCGTTCTGCAATTGATTTTTCTAACAAGGTAACTTTCGTCTCAAATGAACGCTTGGAATTTTTAGGTGATGCTGTGTTAGATTTGATTGTAGCCGAGTATCTCTACACATCCTATCCTGATTTTGACGAGGGAGAACTCACAAAATTGCGCTCACTGGTTGTGAATGCGAAAACACTTGCAGGCTATGCGCGTGCAATTCAAATTGGCAAGTTGCTCATCATCAGTGAGTCAGCCGCATCAATGGGCGTACGTAACAGCGACATGGCACTCTCCGATGCGATTGAGGCGTTAATTGGCGCCATTTATCTCGATGGAGGTTACATGCGCGCAAAAGAATTTCTCTACGCAAATGTGCTGAGTAAAACCAACTTTGACACACTGCTGAGCACAGAGCAGAACTATAAGAGTGTGCTGTTGGAATATGCACAAGCACAGCGCATCCCACTGCCTGTCTATACGATTACAAATGAGGAAGGCCCGCCGCACAACAAAATTTTTACTGTTGCTGTGAAGTTAGGCGATGAAGTGATGGGACAAGGCGTAGGGCGCAGCAAGAAAGAAGCTGAACAATGTGCGGCACGTGAGGCGGCAACAAAACTCAATCTCACGCGCGAGAAGCGACGAGTGCCACACATCGAAAACCCAACTCAGGTGCGGCTCTGA
- a CDS encoding NADH-quinone oxidoreductase subunit C, translating to MKEIVQALQAKFNGAIKEVTEFRGETTLLVETKSIVEICRTLKDDHGFNYCVEICGADRFTEEERFEVIYNLTNLDKHWRIRLKVRVEEDNPVVPSVTSVWRGANWHERETYDMYGVRFEGHPDLRRMYMPEDFEYYPLRKDFPLIGVPGSIPLPEFDKRAPNKAQGERYNRGEQI from the coding sequence ATGAAAGAGATTGTCCAAGCCCTGCAAGCCAAATTTAACGGGGCGATTAAAGAAGTTACAGAGTTCAGAGGTGAAACCACACTGCTGGTTGAAACAAAGTCGATTGTCGAAATCTGCCGCACGCTCAAAGACGATCATGGCTTTAACTACTGCGTAGAGATTTGCGGTGCCGACCGATTCACCGAAGAAGAACGCTTCGAAGTGATTTACAACCTTACCAATCTCGACAAGCATTGGCGCATTCGCTTGAAGGTGCGCGTCGAAGAAGATAATCCTGTTGTGCCCAGCGTTACCAGTGTTTGGCGCGGCGCAAATTGGCATGAGCGCGAAACTTACGACATGTACGGTGTTCGCTTTGAAGGGCATCCTGACTTGCGACGCATGTATATGCCCGAAGATTTTGAATACTATCCGCTGCGTAAAGATTTTCCGCTCATTGGCGTGCCGGGTAGCATTCCTTTGCCTGAATTTGACAAAAGAGCCCCAAACAAAGCGCAAGGTGAGCGCTACAACCGTGGCGAACAAATCTGA
- a CDS encoding 50S ribosomal protein L32: MPNPKRRMSNSRTDKRRAQFNARTKPATMITCPNCGAITIMHRACYNCGYYRGRIIAKKKESAAE; encoded by the coding sequence ATGCCAAATCCGAAACGCAGAATGTCTAACTCGCGCACGGACAAGCGTCGGGCGCAGTTCAATGCGCGTACCAAGCCTGCCACGATGATTACTTGCCCAAACTGTGGTGCGATTACAATCATGCACCGTGCTTGCTACAACTGCGGTTACTATCGCGGTCGAATCATCGCTAAGAAGAAAGAATCCGCAGCAGAATAA
- the gyrB gene encoding DNA topoisomerase (ATP-hydrolyzing) subunit B, producing MVEKSLDYASAPTKEYSAESIQVLSGIEHVRKRPAMYIGDVGIRGLHHLVYEIVDNSVDEALAGYNDFIYVSINADGSVTVSDRGRGIPTAIKKDTGKSALELVMTVIGAGGKFDKNSYKVSGGLHGVGASVVNALSEWCEVTVKREGKIFYQKYHRGVPEAPVKEIGKTREKDTGTKTTFMPDPLIFKNREFRYETLADRMRELAYLNRNLHIVIEDLREKEPRRDEFHFKGGIVEFVSFVDANRLALMKKPIYIEGERDGTFVEIAFQYNDSYQENTLSYVNNINTVEGGTHLTGFRKALTRTMNQYATKNDLLKSAKNLQLTGDDYREGLTAIVSVKVPEPQFEGQTKTKLGNSETQTIVETIVNEKLSEFIEQNPGTAKIIIEKALNAAQAREAARKAKEMTRRKNALDGAGLPGKLADCSINDPELCELYIVEGDSAGGSAKQGRDRRFQAILPLKGKILNVEKARLNKMLENEEIRTIIMALGTGIGDDEFNAEKLRYGKIILMTDADVDGSHIRTLLLTFLFRYMRGLIESGRVYIAQPPLYLVKSGKESVYAWDDEERDAAIKRFEEKGKEVTVQRYKGLGEMNPEQLWETTMNPENRTLLQVGIESAMEADKIFSTLMGDAVEPRREFIEMNAKYVRRLDI from the coding sequence ATGGTAGAGAAGAGTCTCGATTACGCTAGCGCGCCCACAAAGGAGTATAGTGCAGAGAGTATTCAAGTTCTGAGCGGCATTGAGCATGTACGCAAGCGCCCTGCAATGTATATCGGCGATGTTGGAATTCGCGGTCTGCATCACCTTGTCTATGAAATCGTCGATAACTCCGTCGATGAAGCTCTTGCAGGCTATAACGATTTCATCTATGTCTCTATCAATGCTGACGGCTCGGTTACGGTCTCAGATAGAGGACGCGGCATTCCTACGGCTATCAAGAAAGACACTGGCAAATCTGCATTAGAACTTGTCATGACTGTGATTGGCGCAGGCGGCAAGTTTGACAAAAATTCTTACAAGGTCTCTGGTGGTCTGCATGGCGTTGGGGCATCGGTTGTCAATGCGCTCTCGGAGTGGTGCGAAGTTACCGTCAAGCGCGAAGGTAAAATTTTCTATCAAAAGTATCACCGCGGTGTGCCTGAAGCACCTGTAAAAGAAATCGGCAAAACCCGAGAAAAAGATACGGGCACGAAAACAACCTTTATGCCCGACCCGCTTATCTTCAAGAATCGAGAGTTCCGCTATGAGACACTTGCAGACCGCATGCGTGAGCTTGCGTATTTGAACCGTAACCTTCACATCGTTATTGAAGACCTGCGCGAGAAAGAACCACGACGCGATGAATTCCACTTCAAAGGCGGTATCGTGGAGTTCGTCTCGTTTGTTGATGCCAATCGACTCGCGCTGATGAAAAAACCCATCTACATCGAGGGCGAGCGTGATGGCACATTCGTCGAAATCGCTTTCCAATACAACGACTCCTACCAAGAGAACACACTGTCGTATGTCAATAACATTAACACGGTAGAAGGCGGCACACATCTGACTGGCTTTCGCAAAGCCTTGACACGCACGATGAATCAATATGCTACTAAAAACGATTTGCTCAAATCTGCCAAGAATCTTCAACTGACTGGTGATGACTACCGTGAAGGACTAACGGCGATTGTTTCTGTCAAAGTGCCAGAGCCACAGTTTGAAGGTCAAACCAAAACGAAACTTGGCAATAGTGAGACGCAGACGATTGTTGAAACCATTGTCAATGAAAAGCTCAGCGAGTTTATTGAGCAAAATCCGGGCACAGCGAAAATCATCATTGAAAAAGCCCTGAATGCGGCACAAGCACGTGAAGCGGCGCGCAAAGCTAAAGAAATGACACGGCGCAAAAATGCGCTTGACGGCGCAGGCTTGCCAGGCAAACTTGCTGACTGCTCTATCAACGACCCTGAACTGTGTGAATTGTACATTGTCGAAGGTGATAGTGCGGGTGGCTCTGCCAAACAAGGTCGCGACCGACGCTTCCAAGCTATCTTGCCTCTCAAAGGCAAAATTCTCAACGTCGAAAAAGCGCGCCTCAACAAGATGCTCGAAAATGAAGAAATCCGCACGATCATTATGGCACTTGGCACAGGAATTGGCGATGATGAATTTAACGCTGAGAAATTGCGCTACGGCAAAATTATCTTGATGACTGACGCAGATGTCGACGGCTCACACATTCGCACATTGCTCTTGACCTTTCTCTTCCGCTATATGCGCGGTCTAATTGAAAGCGGTAGGGTCTATATTGCGCAGCCGCCACTTTACCTTGTCAAATCAGGTAAAGAATCAGTCTATGCATGGGACGATGAAGAGCGTGACGCTGCCATCAAACGCTTTGAAGAGAAAGGCAAGGAAGTTACGGTGCAGCGCTACAAAGGACTGGGCGAGATGAACCCTGAACAACTCTGGGAAACCACAATGAACCCAGAGAACCGCACACTCTTGCAAGTTGGCATTGAAAGTGCCATGGAAGCTGATAAAATTTTCTCGACCTTAATGGGCGATGCAGTTGAGCCACGCCGTGAGTTTATTGAGATGAATGCAAAGTATGTGCGCCGTTTAGATATCTGA
- the fabF gene encoding beta-ketoacyl-[acyl-carrier-protein] synthase II yields MRPQRQRVAITGVGVITPIGIGLQAFWGAMMAGKSGAGPITQYDATQTETKFACEVKDFDPNTYIDRKAALRMDRYCQLGVSAAEMAIADAQLERLNIDRTRVGVIFGTGIGGMITYDQQFRTYMQSGADRISPFFIPMMIPDIAAGHISIKHKLHGPNYATVSACATSLNAIIDAYMMIQMGYADMMICGGSEAVITPLAVAGFNAARALSTRNDDPEHASRPYDKDRDGFVMGEGAAALVLETVESAERRGAHIYAELAGVGMSADAYHLTAPHPEGAGAMLSMQRAIDEAGISPKHIEYINAHGTSTPLGDIAEIVAIKKVFGEDVQGVSISSTKSMIGHLLGAAGAVESVACLLAIQHQCVPPTINIFNLDPAVDVDVTPNKPKPREINYVLNNGFGFGGHNCTLIFKKYTTK; encoded by the coding sequence ATGAGACCACAACGGCAGCGTGTCGCAATTACGGGCGTGGGTGTAATTACGCCAATTGGCATTGGACTGCAAGCATTTTGGGGGGCGATGATGGCAGGCAAAAGCGGCGCAGGACCCATCACCCAGTATGATGCCACGCAGACTGAAACCAAATTTGCTTGCGAAGTCAAAGATTTTGACCCAAACACCTACATCGACCGCAAGGCCGCGCTGCGTATGGACAGATACTGCCAACTGGGTGTCTCTGCTGCAGAAATGGCGATTGCAGATGCACAGCTTGAGCGTCTGAACATTGACCGCACCCGTGTAGGGGTCATTTTTGGCACAGGCATTGGCGGTATGATTACCTACGATCAACAATTCCGCACCTATATGCAAAGCGGTGCCGACCGTATCAGCCCGTTCTTTATCCCTATGATGATTCCCGACATTGCTGCTGGGCACATTTCCATCAAGCACAAGCTGCATGGTCCAAACTATGCGACGGTCTCTGCCTGCGCTACGTCGCTCAATGCGATTATTGATGCCTATATGATGATTCAGATGGGCTATGCAGACATGATGATTTGCGGTGGCTCCGAAGCTGTAATTACACCGCTGGCTGTTGCAGGTTTCAATGCTGCACGCGCGCTCTCTACGCGCAACGACGACCCTGAACATGCCTCACGACCGTATGACAAAGATCGGGATGGCTTCGTGATGGGCGAAGGGGCAGCGGCGCTGGTGCTAGAAACTGTAGAATCAGCCGAGAGACGCGGGGCACACATTTATGCTGAACTAGCTGGCGTTGGAATGAGTGCAGACGCCTATCATCTTACTGCACCGCACCCTGAAGGCGCAGGTGCTATGCTCTCCATGCAGCGTGCAATTGATGAAGCGGGAATTTCGCCCAAGCACATTGAGTACATTAACGCTCACGGCACTTCCACACCACTGGGCGATATCGCTGAAATCGTGGCAATCAAGAAAGTCTTCGGTGAGGATGTCCAAGGCGTGAGCATCAGCTCAACAAAGTCTATGATTGGGCATCTGCTTGGTGCAGCAGGTGCCGTGGAATCGGTAGCCTGTCTCCTCGCAATTCAGCATCAGTGCGTGCCGCCGACAATCAACATTTTCAACTTAGACCCTGCTGTAGATGTGGATGTAACGCCAAACAAACCTAAGCCACGCGAAATTAACTATGTGCTAAACAACGGGTTCGGTTTTGGTGGACACAATTGCACACTGATTTTTAAGAAATACACGACAAAATAG